In one window of Williamwhitmania taraxaci DNA:
- a CDS encoding ATP-dependent helicase produces MEEFLSQLSDTQREAVVNFTGPSLIIAGAGSGKTRVLTYRIAYLLNQGVQPSSILALTFTNKAAKEMKERIAVTVGVAQSKRLRMGTFHSIFAQILRAEADKLGYPSSFTIYDTTDVKSVIKAIVKEKKLDDQIYKPGAVLSRISSAKNNLVTPMAYRSNSGAMSQDAAAKMPMIADIYTAYAQKCYKSGAMDFDDLLLNTNILFRDFPEVLAKYQQLFNFILVDEYQDTNYSQYLIVNKLATHHKNICVVGDDAQSIYSFRGAKIENILNFRNDYPNYKLFKLEQNYRSTQNIVNAANSLIAKNKNQIKKVSYSEKESGDLIKVLRAYTDQEEGLMVAASIHQTILQDQATYQNFAILYRTNAQSRIFEDSLRKKNIPYKVYGGLSFYQRKEIKDLLCYFRLVLNHNDDEAYKRVVNFPARGIGETTMSRVEAAASAKGLSIWEAALNIRSLDSEVKDGAARKLADFAAIIKDLATEIVTSDAYNLALTIATKSGVINDLRMDKSQEGTSKLENLEALLNGIREFVDEMKRAEEPDGEPTLDRFLETVSLLTDADKDKPEDKNKVTIMTIHSAKGLEFKYVYLVGLEDELFPSRMSMNTEQELEEERRLFYVAITRAERRATISYALQRYKWGTPATCRPSRFLKEIDEQFLDMGDSDPDNESNSLLNLSTQNGGFTKNYGGFSNPYQKNVPASPNKITSTEVKTKLPAGATVFNEPIAKQFVECAENDIVEGVQVEHERFGIGKVITAEGDGPNRKVTVFFPAAGQKTLLLKFAKLKIGL; encoded by the coding sequence GTGGAAGAATTCCTCTCTCAACTCAGCGATACACAGCGCGAAGCCGTTGTCAACTTTACTGGTCCTAGCCTTATCATCGCCGGTGCCGGTTCCGGAAAAACGCGCGTGCTCACTTACCGAATTGCTTACCTGCTCAATCAAGGCGTACAACCATCATCAATCCTCGCACTAACCTTTACCAATAAGGCGGCTAAGGAGATGAAGGAGCGTATTGCGGTTACCGTGGGCGTGGCACAGTCCAAGCGTTTGCGTATGGGAACCTTTCACTCCATCTTTGCTCAAATACTGCGTGCCGAGGCCGATAAGCTTGGATACCCATCGAGTTTTACTATCTACGACACCACCGACGTGAAGAGTGTCATAAAAGCTATCGTAAAGGAGAAAAAGCTCGACGATCAGATTTATAAACCGGGGGCCGTACTCTCACGTATCTCCAGCGCCAAGAATAATCTGGTGACGCCTATGGCTTACCGTAGCAATTCCGGCGCCATGTCGCAGGATGCTGCGGCCAAGATGCCCATGATTGCGGATATCTACACTGCCTATGCCCAAAAATGCTACAAGTCGGGCGCCATGGACTTCGACGACTTGTTGCTGAATACCAACATTCTTTTCCGCGACTTCCCTGAGGTGCTTGCCAAGTATCAACAGTTGTTCAACTTTATTCTGGTGGATGAGTATCAGGATACCAACTACTCCCAATACCTCATTGTGAATAAGTTGGCCACACACCATAAGAATATTTGCGTGGTGGGCGATGATGCGCAGAGTATCTACTCCTTCCGTGGAGCAAAAATCGAGAACATCCTTAACTTCCGAAACGATTACCCCAACTATAAACTCTTTAAGCTGGAGCAGAACTATCGCTCTACACAAAACATTGTGAATGCAGCCAACAGCCTCATTGCTAAGAATAAGAATCAAATTAAGAAGGTTTCTTACAGCGAGAAGGAGTCGGGTGATCTCATCAAGGTACTCCGAGCGTATACCGATCAGGAGGAGGGGCTCATGGTGGCGGCATCCATACACCAAACTATCCTTCAGGATCAAGCGACTTACCAGAACTTTGCCATACTCTACCGCACCAATGCGCAGTCGCGTATTTTTGAAGACTCCCTGCGGAAGAAGAATATTCCCTACAAGGTTTACGGAGGACTTTCGTTCTACCAACGCAAGGAGATCAAGGATCTGCTGTGCTACTTCCGGTTGGTGCTTAACCATAACGACGATGAAGCCTATAAGCGGGTGGTGAACTTCCCTGCTCGGGGAATTGGCGAAACTACCATGTCGCGCGTGGAAGCAGCAGCCTCGGCTAAAGGGCTTAGCATTTGGGAGGCGGCATTGAATATCCGAAGCCTCGATTCGGAGGTGAAGGATGGTGCCGCGCGTAAACTGGCCGACTTTGCTGCGATCATAAAGGATCTTGCCACCGAGATTGTTACCTCCGATGCCTACAACCTCGCCTTAACCATTGCTACAAAATCGGGCGTTATCAACGATTTGCGCATGGATAAATCGCAAGAAGGCACATCGAAGTTGGAGAACCTAGAGGCGCTGCTTAACGGAATTCGTGAGTTTGTCGATGAGATGAAGCGTGCTGAGGAGCCCGATGGTGAGCCCACCCTCGACCGTTTTCTAGAGACCGTATCGCTGTTGACCGATGCCGATAAGGATAAGCCAGAGGACAAGAATAAGGTGACAATTATGACCATTCACTCGGCCAAAGGACTCGAGTTTAAATACGTATACTTGGTTGGTTTGGAAGACGAACTTTTTCCATCCCGCATGAGCATGAATACCGAGCAAGAGTTAGAAGAGGAGCGACGGTTATTCTACGTCGCCATCACTAGGGCCGAGCGCAGAGCCACCATCTCTTATGCCCTTCAACGCTATAAGTGGGGCACACCGGCTACCTGTCGCCCTAGTCGTTTTTTAAAGGAGATCGACGAGCAGTTTCTCGATATGGGCGATTCCGATCCCGACAATGAGAGTAACTCCCTGTTGAACCTCTCGACGCAAAATGGCGGTTTTACCAAAAACTACGGCGGCTTCTCCAATCCTTACCAAAAGAATGTTCCAGCTTCTCCTAATAAGATAACCTCCACGGAGGTGAAGACAAAGCTCCCCGCTGGCGCTACGGTTTTCAACGAGCCCATTGCCAAGCAATTTGTGGAATGTGCCGAGAACGATATCGTAGAGGGAGTTCAGGTTGAGCACGAGCGATTTGGCATTGGAAAAGTGATTACAGCCGAAGGGGATGGACCAAACCGAAAGGTTACCGTTTTCTTTCCTGCGGCAGGCCAAAAAACGCTGCTACTCAAATTTGCTAAACTAAAAATTGGGTTGTAA
- a CDS encoding DUF4290 domain-containing protein yields the protein MDYNTQRSKLPLPEYGRNVQQMVDYALTVEDREERNTVVKTIISVMGTLNPHLRDQPDFKHKLWDHLAVMSDFKLVVDSPYPDPSREKLSEKPRPVPYAPIRLKHKHYGRVIQSMVTAAMKLEDGEEKDFLVYAIANQMKKSYLTWNKESVTDDIILRDLGEFSEGMLKLSPEYKLQERFEIQSTSAPKKRIPQHHSRKK from the coding sequence ATGGACTATAATACTCAGCGGAGTAAACTCCCTCTTCCCGAATACGGAAGAAATGTTCAGCAAATGGTTGATTATGCTCTTACTGTTGAGGATAGGGAGGAACGTAATACCGTGGTAAAAACCATTATTTCGGTTATGGGTACGCTGAACCCACATCTGCGCGATCAACCCGATTTTAAGCACAAACTTTGGGATCACTTGGCAGTTATGTCCGATTTCAAACTCGTGGTTGACTCACCATACCCCGATCCTTCGCGTGAAAAACTGAGCGAGAAACCTCGCCCTGTACCATATGCCCCTATTCGTTTAAAGCATAAACACTATGGTCGTGTGATTCAAAGCATGGTTACCGCTGCCATGAAGCTTGAGGATGGAGAAGAGAAAGATTTTCTGGTTTACGCCATTGCCAACCAGATGAAGAAATCTTACCTCACATGGAACAAGGAATCGGTTACTGATGATATCATATTGCGTGACCTTGGCGAATTTTCGGAGGGTATGCTTAAGCTCAGTCCGGAATACAAGCTCCAAGAACGGTTCGAAATACAATCGACTTCAGCTCCTAAGAAGCGTATCCCGCAGCATCATTCCCGCAAAAAGTAA
- the murA gene encoding UDP-N-acetylglucosamine 1-carboxyvinyltransferase, which produces MGTFEIKGGLKLSGDIHPQGAKNEALQILCAILLTPEEVVVHNVPSILDVNKLIDLLQSMGVEVNKLSDSSYSFKATQVDINYLRTDEFRVKAASLRGSIMVVGPLLARFGKGFVPRPGGDKIGRRRLDTHFLGFQRLGASFDFSIAENYYAVEASNLHGCNMLLDEASVTGTANILMAAVMAKGVTTMYNAACEPYVQQLCKLLNRMGAKITGIGSNLLTIEGVTELHGAVHTILPDMIEIGSFIGMAAMTQSEITIKNVSYDDLGIIPYSFERMGIKMERRGDDIYIPAQDGYTIDTFIDGSILTIADAPWPGLTPDLLSVFLVVATQARGSVLIHQKMFESRLFFVDKLIDMGAQIILCDPHRATVIGQGNRVKLRATVMTSPDIRAGVALLIAAMSAEGTSIIHNIEQIDRGYERIDERLNKLGAQIRRIQ; this is translated from the coding sequence ATGGGTACCTTCGAAATAAAGGGAGGCCTTAAGCTTTCGGGTGATATTCACCCACAGGGAGCGAAAAATGAGGCGCTTCAAATTCTGTGTGCCATTCTGCTCACACCCGAAGAGGTTGTGGTGCATAATGTTCCCAGCATTCTCGACGTAAATAAGCTTATCGACCTGCTCCAAAGCATGGGTGTAGAAGTGAACAAGTTGAGCGATTCGTCTTACTCGTTCAAGGCCACCCAAGTAGATATCAACTACCTCCGTACCGATGAGTTCAGAGTAAAGGCCGCCAGCTTACGGGGTTCCATTATGGTGGTTGGTCCACTTTTAGCTCGTTTCGGCAAGGGGTTTGTTCCCCGTCCAGGTGGCGATAAGATTGGTCGACGCAGGCTCGATACCCACTTCTTAGGATTTCAGCGCTTAGGTGCCAGTTTCGATTTTAGCATTGCCGAAAATTATTACGCCGTTGAGGCAAGTAACCTACATGGTTGCAACATGCTTCTCGATGAGGCGTCGGTAACGGGAACGGCCAATATTCTTATGGCTGCCGTTATGGCCAAGGGTGTGACTACCATGTATAACGCCGCTTGCGAACCCTATGTTCAGCAACTTTGCAAGTTACTAAATAGGATGGGTGCCAAAATTACGGGTATTGGCTCCAACTTACTTACCATTGAAGGGGTAACCGAACTTCACGGTGCGGTACACACCATCTTGCCGGATATGATTGAGATTGGTAGCTTTATTGGGATGGCTGCCATGACTCAAAGTGAAATTACTATTAAGAATGTCTCCTACGATGATCTCGGTATTATTCCTTACTCTTTCGAACGAATGGGGATTAAGATGGAGCGTAGGGGCGACGATATTTATATTCCTGCTCAGGATGGCTATACCATCGATACCTTTATTGATGGCAGCATTCTGACTATTGCTGATGCCCCTTGGCCAGGCTTGACGCCTGATCTTTTAAGCGTTTTTCTCGTGGTGGCTACTCAGGCTCGTGGAAGTGTGCTTATACACCAAAAAATGTTTGAGAGTCGCTTGTTTTTTGTCGATAAACTCATCGACATGGGGGCGCAAATAATTCTTTGTGATCCTCACCGAGCCACTGTAATTGGCCAAGGTAATCGGGTGAAACTGCGCGCCACGGTAATGACCTCTCCTGATATTCGTGCCGGAGTTGCGCTGCTTATTGCAGCCATGTCTGCAGAAGGAACCTCAATTATTCACAACATTGAGCAGATCGACAGGGGTTATGAGCGCATCGATGAGCGCTTGAATAAGCTGGGTGCCCAAATTCGTCGCATCCAATAA
- a CDS encoding nucleotide exchange factor GrpE, which yields MTKHKKQSGAEELPKQEATETEVNNQEATEAANVEAQEIPAEPTTEEQLADYKDRYMRLSAEFDNFRKRTRKEREDLIKTAGESVIVNMLPVVDDFDRALKAMDVATDLEPVKEGVVLIVNKFNEFLKRQGVVEIEAVGHSLNTDLHEAITQIPAPSKALKGKIVDVIQKGYRLNEKVIRYSKVIVGE from the coding sequence ATGACCAAGCATAAGAAGCAAAGCGGTGCAGAGGAGTTGCCAAAACAGGAGGCAACCGAGACAGAGGTGAATAATCAAGAAGCCACAGAAGCAGCTAACGTTGAAGCACAAGAAATACCAGCCGAACCTACTACAGAGGAGCAGTTGGCCGATTATAAGGATCGATACATGCGGCTTAGTGCCGAGTTCGATAATTTCAGGAAGCGTACCCGTAAGGAGCGCGAGGATTTGATCAAGACAGCAGGCGAATCTGTTATTGTAAACATGCTTCCTGTAGTAGACGATTTCGATAGAGCGCTGAAAGCAATGGATGTCGCCACGGATCTAGAGCCAGTAAAAGAGGGCGTGGTGCTTATTGTTAATAAGTTTAATGAGTTTTTGAAACGTCAAGGCGTTGTTGAGATTGAGGCTGTTGGCCACTCGCTCAACACCGATTTACATGAGGCTATTACCCAAATCCCGGCTCCGAGTAAAGCGTTAAAAGGAAAGATTGTTGACGTTATTCAAAAGGGCTATCGCCTCAACGAAAAAGTAATTCGCTACTCCAAGGTTATTGTTGGTGAGTAA
- the dnaJ gene encoding molecular chaperone DnaJ, which yields MTKRDYYEILGISKSASAADIKKAYRQMALKYHPDKNPGDKASEDKFKEAAQAYEVLSDDNKRARYDQYGHAGVGGAGGGGGFSGGGMNMDDIFSHFGDIFGGHFGGFSSGGSRGGGRRVNRGSDLRIKVKLNLSEVANGVEKKIKVNKHVECKKCSGTGAEDGSGSSTCNTCRGAGQVTRISNTILGQMQTASVCPTCGGEGKIVTNPCKACNGDGLVRGEEVIEIRIPAGVGEGMQLSVSGKGNAARRGGMNGDLLVIIEEEPHPELIRDGNDIIHNLFVSFPNATLGATVEVPTVDGKVKIKVDPGTQPGKILRLRGKGIPDVNGYGRGDLLVHINVWVPKKLTKEEEKFVEKMAESENFIPNPDANDKNIFERMKNFFS from the coding sequence ATGACTAAGCGCGATTATTATGAAATTCTAGGCATTTCGAAGAGTGCCTCTGCTGCCGATATTAAGAAGGCTTACCGGCAGATGGCATTGAAATACCATCCCGATAAAAACCCTGGAGACAAAGCCTCTGAGGATAAGTTCAAAGAGGCAGCTCAGGCCTATGAGGTTCTTAGCGATGATAATAAACGTGCCCGTTACGATCAATATGGCCACGCAGGAGTTGGCGGTGCCGGAGGTGGCGGCGGTTTTAGCGGCGGTGGCATGAACATGGATGACATTTTTTCGCACTTTGGTGACATCTTTGGAGGACATTTTGGCGGGTTTTCGTCTGGCGGTTCTCGTGGGGGCGGTCGGCGCGTAAATCGGGGTTCCGATCTTCGTATTAAGGTGAAACTTAATCTTTCGGAGGTTGCCAATGGGGTTGAAAAAAAGATCAAGGTAAACAAGCACGTTGAATGCAAGAAATGTAGCGGAACTGGAGCCGAGGATGGCAGTGGTTCTTCAACATGCAATACCTGTCGAGGGGCCGGACAAGTTACGCGTATTAGCAACACTATATTAGGCCAAATGCAAACTGCCTCCGTCTGCCCAACCTGTGGTGGCGAAGGAAAGATTGTCACCAATCCATGTAAGGCTTGCAACGGCGATGGGCTGGTTCGTGGGGAAGAGGTTATTGAGATTCGTATCCCAGCTGGAGTTGGCGAAGGAATGCAACTCTCTGTCTCTGGAAAGGGGAATGCCGCGCGTAGGGGAGGAATGAATGGAGATTTACTCGTCATTATTGAGGAGGAACCGCATCCTGAACTAATCCGCGATGGAAATGATATAATTCACAACCTCTTTGTTAGCTTTCCGAATGCCACCCTTGGTGCCACGGTGGAAGTTCCTACAGTAGACGGAAAGGTGAAAATAAAAGTCGATCCAGGTACTCAGCCGGGAAAAATCTTGCGTCTTCGCGGCAAAGGAATCCCCGATGTTAATGGTTATGGCCGTGGCGATCTTTTGGTCCATATTAATGTATGGGTTCCAAAGAAGCTCACCAAGGAGGAGGAGAAGTTCGTTGAGAAGATGGCTGAGTCCGAAAACTTCATTCCAAACCCTGATGCCAACGATAAGAATATATTTGAGCGTATGAAGAATTTCTTTAGCTAG
- a CDS encoding ABC transporter ATP-binding protein, which produces MEIFRAENVEKKFANHLALDNVSISVPANTIFGLLGPNGAGKTTLIRIINQITAPDKGQLFFEGRPMKGSDVFQIGYLPEERGLYKKMKVGEQALYLAMLKGLSKHDAMEKLKYWFRKFEIQAWWDKKVEELSKGMAQKVQFIVTVLHEPKLLIFDEPFSGFDPINANLLKEEILGLKSRGCTIIFSTHNMGSVEELCDNICLINKSRNILSGHIDDVRKNYGENIYEVGYRGDISSLKSIVGPDYELLKEWDDKYTKRATIKVLTPTQENRLLSQLLPSVEVMSFNEVIPSMNDIFIKVVQNYNSENKN; this is translated from the coding sequence ATGGAAATATTTAGAGCCGAAAACGTTGAAAAGAAGTTTGCCAATCACTTGGCCCTCGACAATGTCAGCATTTCTGTTCCGGCCAATACCATCTTCGGCTTGTTAGGCCCAAATGGGGCAGGAAAAACTACACTTATTCGGATAATCAACCAGATTACGGCACCCGATAAGGGCCAACTCTTTTTCGAAGGGCGCCCCATGAAAGGTAGTGATGTGTTCCAGATTGGATATCTTCCAGAAGAGCGCGGTCTATATAAAAAGATGAAGGTAGGAGAGCAGGCGCTTTACCTTGCCATGCTTAAGGGGCTTTCCAAGCACGACGCTATGGAGAAGTTGAAGTATTGGTTTCGTAAGTTTGAGATTCAAGCTTGGTGGGATAAGAAGGTGGAGGAACTCTCAAAGGGCATGGCCCAAAAAGTGCAGTTCATCGTTACGGTGCTTCATGAGCCTAAACTTCTGATTTTCGATGAGCCTTTTAGTGGATTCGATCCCATTAATGCCAATTTACTAAAGGAGGAGATTCTTGGCTTGAAGAGCCGTGGCTGCACCATTATATTCTCTACTCACAATATGGGCTCGGTAGAAGAACTCTGCGACAACATCTGCTTGATTAATAAATCCCGTAATATACTTAGTGGTCATATTGATGATGTGCGCAAGAACTACGGTGAGAACATCTACGAGGTAGGTTACCGCGGTGATATCTCTTCTCTCAAGTCGATTGTTGGTCCCGACTATGAATTGCTCAAGGAGTGGGATGATAAATACACTAAAAGAGCCACTATTAAGGTCCTTACCCCGACACAGGAAAACCGACTACTTTCGCAGTTGCTTCCTAGCGTTGAAGTGATGAGCTTTAATGAGGTTATTCCTAGCATGAACGACATCTTTATTAAGGTAGTTCAAAACTACAACAGTGAGAATAAAAACTAG
- a CDS encoding ABC transporter permease — MNKIFLIIQREYSVRVKKKSFIIMTLLGPLLFGSLMVGPALVAKYVKDDTIKKIAVIDETGKFVNLLPEKATIKFKYLSNTTLEQARKTFSSDSLYGVLYIPTVVEQPDGVRFFSEDQPNLELKNHMESSIGKEIERSKLATYNIADIDTILKTVKTEVSMRTIQWNEDGSEKESSTEMNMGIAYISGFAIYMFIFLFGAQVMRGVIEEKTSRIVEVIISSVKPFQLMMGKILGIAAVGLTQLLIWVMLTTAIVTIAKAVLVVDSSSQVQIQNTIDQASANPMAGNSAAMAPSSSKVEAIFTMLGNANLPYIIGCFFFFFIGGYLLYSSMFAAVGAAVDNETESQQFMLPVTIPLILSIFIMMSTFQDPDSSLSFWFSMIPFTSPIIMMARVPFGVPDWQLALSAAILIASFIGMTWLSSKIYRVGILMYGKKTSWKEMWKWMWYSN, encoded by the coding sequence ATGAATAAGATATTTCTGATAATTCAAAGGGAGTATTCGGTAAGGGTTAAGAAGAAATCATTTATCATCATGACTCTCCTTGGTCCCCTACTTTTTGGCTCTCTCATGGTAGGTCCCGCTCTAGTTGCAAAGTATGTCAAAGACGATACCATAAAGAAGATTGCGGTGATTGATGAAACGGGCAAGTTCGTAAATCTGCTGCCCGAAAAGGCCACCATCAAGTTTAAGTATTTGTCCAATACAACCCTCGAGCAGGCACGAAAAACCTTTAGTTCAGATAGTCTTTATGGGGTGCTTTATATCCCGACAGTTGTTGAACAGCCCGACGGCGTACGCTTCTTTTCGGAGGATCAACCAAACCTCGAATTGAAAAACCATATGGAAAGTTCCATTGGGAAGGAGATTGAACGGAGTAAACTGGCCACCTATAATATTGCCGATATTGATACCATATTAAAGACGGTCAAGACTGAAGTTTCCATGCGGACCATTCAGTGGAATGAAGATGGTAGCGAAAAGGAGAGTAGCACCGAGATGAATATGGGTATTGCCTATATTTCCGGTTTTGCCATTTATATGTTTATCTTTCTTTTCGGTGCCCAAGTAATGCGTGGCGTTATCGAAGAAAAGACTAGCCGTATCGTTGAGGTTATTATCTCCTCGGTTAAGCCGTTCCAGCTGATGATGGGTAAGATCCTTGGAATTGCAGCGGTAGGACTTACGCAGCTCCTCATTTGGGTTATGCTCACTACAGCCATTGTTACCATTGCCAAAGCGGTGCTTGTTGTCGATTCTTCCTCTCAAGTGCAAATTCAGAACACTATTGATCAAGCCTCTGCCAATCCCATGGCTGGCAATTCCGCAGCCATGGCTCCTTCATCCTCCAAGGTGGAAGCGATCTTTACCATGCTTGGTAATGCAAACCTCCCCTATATTATTGGTTGCTTTTTCTTCTTCTTTATAGGCGGATATCTACTCTATTCTTCCATGTTTGCAGCAGTAGGAGCTGCGGTAGATAACGAAACCGAATCGCAGCAGTTTATGCTTCCGGTTACCATTCCGCTCATCCTCTCCATCTTCATCATGATGTCTACCTTTCAAGATCCAGACTCATCGCTCTCTTTTTGGTTCTCTATGATTCCGTTCACGTCACCCATCATTATGATGGCACGCGTTCCGTTTGGAGTTCCCGATTGGCAGTTGGCTCTTTCTGCTGCAATTCTGATTGCCTCCTTTATTGGAATGACTTGGCTCTCGAGCAAGATCTATCGTGTAGGTATCTTAATGTATGGAAAGAAGACCTCGTGGAAAGAGATGTGGAAATGGATGTGGTATAGCAATTAG
- a CDS encoding elongation factor G, producing the protein MKSYLTNQIKNIVLLGNSGCGKTTLAETMMFEGKVIERRGTVEAKNTVSDYTEIEQVYLRSIYSSVLYTEFQDHKLNIIDAPGGDDFVGGVIPALRVANTSVMVINAQNGVEVGTEIQGRYVEQYGKPMMFFVNQLESDKANWDSTIDSIHQSFGKKAIIVQYPVNAGTDFNGFIDVLMMKYYTFKGDTGERTTNEIPAAEMDTANELHNALVEAAAENDESLMEIFFEKGSLTEEEMSKGIRRGMANRDLFPIFCGSGKKNIGIKRLMDFIINVSPYPNQTINPTDNAGVEVPIDSKAPTSIFVFKTNYEPHIGEVNFFKVISGKVTEGMDLVNMNNDTKERITQLFASAGKNRTKVTELYAGDFGCTVKLKNTKTNHTLNGPGAPWVFEAITFPEPKFRTAIKARNEADEEKMSEVLNRTHQQDPTIIIEYSKELKQTILHGQGEHHLNILKWHLNNTHKIEVDFVAPKIPYRETITKIAAADYRHKKQSGGAGQFGEVHIVIEPHVEGAPDKTKFKVDGKEINLNIRGKEEVKLDWGGKLVYYNCIVGGAIEARFLPAILKGIMEKMEEGPLTGSYARDIRVAVYDGKMHAVDSNELAFKLAGRNAFKNAFKIAGPKIMEPVYEVEIMVPGDKMGDVMGDLQNRRAIIMGMGSDRGFEKIIARVPLSEMHKYSTTLSSLTSGRANFHMSFLEYEQVPTDIQEKLLKVYETEQVED; encoded by the coding sequence ATGAAGAGCTACTTAACTAACCAAATTAAGAACATCGTTCTACTTGGAAACTCCGGATGTGGGAAAACAACCCTCGCCGAGACCATGATGTTTGAAGGCAAAGTGATTGAGCGCCGCGGAACAGTAGAGGCAAAAAACACGGTGTCGGACTACACCGAAATTGAGCAGGTTTACCTTCGCTCCATCTACTCTTCCGTTCTTTACACAGAATTTCAGGACCACAAGCTCAATATCATCGATGCGCCAGGCGGTGACGATTTTGTTGGCGGGGTCATCCCGGCCCTTCGGGTGGCCAACACTTCCGTAATGGTTATTAATGCCCAAAACGGTGTGGAAGTTGGAACCGAGATTCAGGGCCGATACGTGGAGCAATACGGAAAGCCTATGATGTTTTTCGTGAACCAACTCGAAAGTGACAAGGCTAACTGGGACAGCACCATCGACAGCATCCACCAAAGTTTTGGAAAAAAAGCCATCATAGTTCAATACCCAGTAAATGCGGGCACCGATTTCAACGGATTTATCGATGTGCTCATGATGAAATACTACACCTTTAAGGGTGATACCGGCGAGCGCACTACAAACGAAATCCCCGCTGCCGAAATGGATACTGCCAATGAGCTTCACAATGCGCTCGTTGAAGCGGCTGCCGAAAACGACGAATCGCTCATGGAAATCTTCTTCGAAAAGGGAAGCCTTACCGAAGAGGAGATGAGCAAAGGCATTAGAAGAGGGATGGCAAACCGCGATCTTTTCCCCATTTTCTGTGGATCAGGCAAAAAGAATATCGGCATCAAACGCTTGATGGATTTCATCATTAACGTTAGCCCTTACCCAAACCAAACAATTAATCCTACCGACAATGCCGGTGTGGAAGTGCCCATCGACTCCAAAGCGCCTACCTCCATATTCGTATTCAAGACCAACTACGAGCCGCATATTGGTGAAGTGAACTTCTTCAAGGTAATCTCCGGAAAAGTAACCGAAGGTATGGATTTGGTGAACATGAACAACGACACCAAGGAACGAATTACCCAACTCTTTGCCTCTGCAGGAAAGAACCGCACCAAGGTTACGGAACTATATGCAGGTGATTTTGGTTGCACGGTAAAGTTGAAAAACACAAAAACAAACCATACCCTTAATGGACCTGGTGCTCCTTGGGTATTCGAGGCCATTACTTTCCCTGAGCCAAAATTCCGCACAGCCATTAAGGCAAGGAATGAAGCCGACGAGGAGAAGATGAGCGAAGTGCTGAATCGCACACACCAGCAGGATCCCACCATTATTATAGAGTATAGCAAGGAGTTGAAGCAAACAATTCTGCACGGGCAGGGTGAACACCACCTCAATATTTTGAAGTGGCACCTCAACAATACCCACAAAATTGAGGTGGACTTTGTGGCGCCAAAGATTCCTTATCGCGAAACCATTACTAAGATAGCTGCCGCCGATTACCGCCACAAGAAACAGAGTGGTGGAGCGGGTCAGTTTGGGGAAGTGCACATTGTGATAGAGCCTCACGTGGAGGGAGCACCTGACAAAACCAAGTTTAAAGTCGATGGCAAGGAGATAAACCTAAACATCAGGGGAAAAGAAGAGGTTAAGCTCGACTGGGGTGGCAAGCTCGTTTACTACAACTGCATTGTTGGGGGAGCAATTGAAGCACGATTCCTACCCGCTATTTTAAAAGGTATAATGGAAAAGATGGAGGAAGGCCCACTCACCGGCTCCTACGCTCGCGATATTCGCGTGGCGGTGTACGACGGAAAGATGCACGCTGTAGACTCCAACGAATTGGCGTTTAAACTTGCTGGTCGCAACGCCTTTAAGAATGCCTTTAAGATTGCTGGGCCAAAGATCATGGAACCGGTATACGAGGTAGAGATTATGGTACCAGGCGACAAGATGGGTGATGTAATGGGTGACCTTCAGAATCGCCGAGCTATCATCATGGGTATGGGTAGCGACCGAGGATTCGAAAAAATTATAGCTCGCGTGCCGCTCTCTGAGATGCATAAGTACTCCACTACCCTTTCCTCCTTAACGAGTGGACGAGCCAACTTCCACATGAGTTTCCTTGAATACGAACAAGTCCCAACGGATATCCAAGAGAAACTACTAAAGGTTTACGAAACCGAGCAGGTGGAAGATTAA
- the rpsL gene encoding 30S ribosomal protein S12 codes for MPTIQQLVRKGRTKLLDKSKAPAMDACPQKRGVCTRVYTTTPKKPNSAMRKVARVRLTNGFEVTAYIPGEGHNLQEHSIVLIRGGRVKDLPGVRYHIVRGALDASGVEGRNQRRSKYGTKKPKAGKGGAPVKGAPVKKGKK; via the coding sequence ATGCCTACAATTCAACAACTTGTAAGAAAAGGAAGGACGAAATTGCTTGACAAGAGCAAGGCTCCCGCGATGGATGCATGTCCCCAAAAGAGAGGCGTATGTACACGTGTGTACACTACAACGCCTAAGAAACCAAACTCCGCTATGCGTAAGGTTGCCCGTGTAAGGCTAACCAATGGGTTTGAAGTTACCGCTTACATTCCCGGTGAAGGTCACAACCTTCAAGAGCACAGTATTGTGCTTATCAGGGGTGGAAGGGTAAAAGACTTACCTGGTGTGCGTTACCATATCGTACGTGGAGCATTGGATGCTTCCGGCGTTGAAGGACGTAATCAAAGACGCTCGAAGTATGGCACTAAGAAGCCAAAAGCGGGTAAGGGTGGTGCTCCAGTAAAGGGCGCTCCTGTGAAAAAAGGTAAGAAATAA